AAACATATTATATGACATATTTTCAATATCCTGGACCtaggtgtatatatatattatttcaaCATATGGTGCTTATTAGAAAAAGAGTTTAATGTCATCACACTAAAAATGCAAATCATAACTGGTGCTGCTTGATCGCTGTGACATACCTGCAATTGTTAACAAAGACCATGAGTTTGTTCCTCATGGCTGCATATTGTACAGACAACGCAATCTCTCCAAATGAACCCAGATGATTCCTAATGGCCCTTTagaggtaaaaataaatatatgaatgtcaccttttctttctttcagttctTTTGAGAATGCAGCATCTCGCTTAGTTCATTATAtctgtaaaaatattaaaagtcaGCGTTAGAGGACAGAAATGGACACACAGAGAACAATTCTCACTCTGGATAGGAGGCTCCATCTGACAGGTCGAATCGCGATGAATTGATGACGTTCTCTAACAGCAGGCTGTGGGAGTCGAACCGACGCAAGTTTATTGATGAAGATGATTGCTTCCTGTTTTCAGGCGCCTGGGAGGAGCCACAGCCTTGAGCCAAATAGCCTTTGCTTGGTGATGCTCCCTCCAGGTTCGGAGTAGAGGCAGCAGGGATATTGTTGGAGGAAGCTGTGTGAGAGGAGGGTGGAGCATTGGAGGGATTGGAGACTGAGCTGTACCCTGATTTTCTGGCCTGTTGTTGTTTGCCTTGTGGAGGAGGACTGAAGATAGTCTGGGATGGAGGCTCTTCCAAATTAAGAATCTGTGTGAGATTTACATCAGAGCTGATGAGGAATTGTATTGGCAGTACTAGTGAATAACACAATGGGGGCGGGggggaacaaaaacaacaactaaaataaataaaacagggaAACCTAAGAGATCTTTAGCCTTGCATGCCCACCCTGAGAGTGGCCCTCAGTTTGATCTGGCTGTTTGCTCCAGAGCGCTCCAGCATGAAGCGCTGGTCTAGAGTCAGGTTGGAGGTTCTGAGCAGGTGACTGAGGGGCAAGCTGAGAACACCGACTAGATTCTTCTTCTCAGGCTCTTTGACCTGAACCACATgaacaaagaaaatatgaaaaaacaaagattaGATTAAACTTATGAAGAGATCAGATGGAATATGGTGTTGCAACATTGGCAacacactggagaaatcaaGGTTTGAATGATTGGTTTACAggcatacaaaacaaaaactgtatgAAGAACATATCTGattaaaaactggaaaaaatgtgAGAACATGCTATTACTTTTCTAATTAGGTTATTAAATTAAAGgttttaaactatttattttacattattttacaaACAGTACGGAGtaaatgacaaacctgaacAATGAGCTCCTGTGCACTGACATTATGCACAAAGAAGGTGAAACCCTTTTCCCAAACTGGATCTTTAGATGCATACGCAACCTGTGGAAAGAGAGCAAGACGGTCACTGTGATGTGTGGATGTAACTGCAATCTCTGAAGCAGATGAACTGACCAGTGTTTTAAATTTTTACAGAAGAAAAATAATCGAAAAAAGGACATATGCACTTAAAGGTGGAAATGGCGTATTAGCAATACCTACCTCGCTTTTCTTAACGTCGTCGTCAATGGACATTTCCACAAAGGAGTTGGGACAGGTGGTTCTCTTTGTGAGCTGAAATAAAAGCAAACCAGTGAGGCAGTGAGAACATCTGTTCTAGTTTACAACTACTGTTAGCtgagtctgtgtttctgtgagccactgtcaacatttaaaccagaaataaacccttgcacatacagggagtgcagaattattaggcaaatgagtattttgtccacatcatcctcttcgtgcatgttgtcttact
This window of the Maylandia zebra isolate NMK-2024a linkage group LG16, Mzebra_GT3a, whole genome shotgun sequence genome carries:
- the LOC112436147 gene encoding extended synaptotagmin-3-like; this translates as MALTKRTTCPNSFVEMSIDDDVKKSEVAYASKDPVWEKGFTFFVHNVSAQELIVQVKEPEKKNLVGVLSLPLSHLLRTSNLTLDQRFMLERSGANSQIKLRATLRILNLEEPPSQTIFSPPPQGKQQQARKSGYSSVSNPSNAPPSSHTASSNNIPAASTPNLEGASPSKGYLAQGCGSSQAPENRKQSSSSINLRRFDSHSLLLENVINSSRFDLSDGASYPEAIRNHLGSFGEIALSVQYAAMRNKLMVFVNNCRNLFPCSENGTDSYVRLYLLPVQSLKHRKRTGVKKRAINPIFKEKFQFDVTLREAQTRKLYVSVKSNKMLVSREKKGIGLV